In Sphingobacterium thalpophilum, a genomic segment contains:
- a CDS encoding AraC family transcriptional regulator, whose protein sequence is MEILSQIIHIVDQNPDSILVMRQQTEQRLPAHQHNKAQLLLVYGGIAYLQTDEKDFYIPSNHYIWIPKNYRHNLMFNTQDLFIINIYFPEESAGNFYEELGIYPVSKLLAEMLSFSEKWQGDYYKGSWEYEFLNTLKGVLSKENLKKFSIQLPTTDDQRLNTIIDSFRNRLNENLSLAMIAQQSGMSVRSLTRLFQNKLHITFVQYLKMLRIIKAMELINDTDFNMTEIAYEIGYSNIAAFSNNFYLLTNMRPTEFKTK, encoded by the coding sequence ATGGAAATTCTTAGTCAAATAATACATATTGTTGATCAAAACCCTGATTCAATCCTCGTGATGCGACAGCAAACGGAGCAGCGTTTGCCTGCTCACCAGCACAATAAAGCTCAGTTGTTATTAGTTTATGGCGGGATTGCTTACTTGCAGACTGACGAAAAGGACTTCTATATTCCCTCAAATCATTATATTTGGATACCAAAAAATTATCGGCACAACCTGATGTTCAATACGCAGGACCTGTTTATTATCAATATCTATTTTCCGGAAGAAAGTGCTGGTAATTTTTATGAGGAATTGGGCATTTATCCAGTGAGTAAGCTCCTGGCAGAAATGCTCTCATTTAGTGAGAAGTGGCAAGGTGATTATTACAAAGGTTCGTGGGAGTATGAATTTTTAAATACGCTGAAAGGCGTATTATCAAAAGAAAATCTCAAAAAATTCTCCATACAACTTCCTACAACAGACGATCAAAGGCTCAATACCATAATCGACAGTTTTAGAAATCGGTTAAATGAAAATCTAAGTTTAGCGATGATTGCTCAGCAATCGGGAATGAGTGTTCGCAGCCTCACCAGATTATTCCAAAATAAATTGCATATTACATTTGTTCAGTACTTAAAAATGCTACGAATTATTAAGGCAATGGAATTAATCAACGATACAGATTTCAATATGACTGAGATTGCCTACGAGATTGGCTATTCAAATATAGCGGCTTTTAGTAATAACTTTTATCTGCTTACCAACATGAGACCTACTGAATTTAAAACGAAATAG
- a CDS encoding iron-containing alcohol dehydrogenase, whose translation MSKLFVASEVFHGAGTLSELKNLTGKKAIIVTGGQSMKKSGTLDRAISYLTEAGLETAVFDGVEEDPSSATSLRGAAVMTDFQPDWIIGLGGCSAIDAAKMMWVFYEYPDANFEAMTQPFNVPTLRQKAKFIAIPSTSGTGTETTGLAVITDREKGVKYPIVSYELTPDIAIVDGEICATMPAHITSNTGLDALTHCVEAYVSNIENNYADALSKGGLEIVFENLEEAVNNPTNINARQNMHDASFMGGLAFNNAWLGIVHSLSHQVGALYGVPHGASNAIFLPNVIRFNQTATTRYPDLAKLVGRDSAEGLAQEIEKLRAAVNNIGSLKAFGISKEDWQKNLDYMAQNALQDPCTGFNPRKPSLQDLKDLYNACYEGVIYEN comes from the coding sequence ATGAGCAAGTTATTTGTTGCCAGCGAAGTATTCCACGGGGCTGGTACATTGTCGGAATTGAAAAATCTAACTGGAAAAAAAGCCATCATCGTAACTGGTGGTCAATCCATGAAAAAAAGCGGAACTTTGGACCGTGCCATAAGTTATTTGACCGAAGCAGGATTGGAAACTGCTGTTTTTGACGGTGTCGAAGAAGATCCATCATCAGCGACAAGCCTTCGAGGTGCTGCAGTGATGACTGATTTTCAGCCTGATTGGATCATTGGTCTAGGAGGTTGCTCGGCAATTGATGCGGCAAAGATGATGTGGGTGTTTTATGAATATCCCGATGCAAATTTTGAAGCGATGACGCAACCGTTTAACGTGCCAACATTGCGTCAAAAGGCTAAATTCATTGCCATTCCATCAACAAGCGGTACAGGTACGGAAACCACAGGATTGGCTGTGATCACCGATCGGGAAAAAGGGGTGAAGTATCCAATCGTATCGTATGAATTGACGCCGGATATCGCTATTGTCGATGGAGAAATTTGTGCCACGATGCCTGCACATATTACCTCCAATACTGGTCTAGATGCTCTTACACACTGTGTGGAAGCCTATGTGTCCAACATCGAAAATAACTATGCCGATGCCTTGTCGAAAGGGGGACTGGAAATTGTTTTCGAAAATCTGGAAGAGGCGGTCAATAACCCGACAAACATTAATGCTCGCCAAAATATGCACGATGCATCTTTTATGGGCGGACTGGCTTTCAACAATGCCTGGTTGGGTATTGTCCACTCTCTCTCGCATCAGGTAGGTGCACTCTACGGCGTCCCTCACGGAGCTTCCAATGCGATATTCTTGCCTAATGTGATCCGTTTTAATCAGACAGCTACAACAAGATATCCTGATTTGGCTAAACTTGTCGGTAGAGATTCGGCCGAAGGATTGGCACAGGAAATTGAAAAACTAAGAGCTGCGGTCAACAATATTGGCTCCCTCAAGGCATTTGGTATTTCCAAGGAAGATTGGCAAAAAAATCTGGATTATATGGCTCAAAATGCTTTACAAGATCCATGTACTGGCTTTAACCCGCGTAAGCCTAGCCTACAGGACTTAAAAGATCTTTATAACGCTTGCTACGAAGGTGTGATTTACGAGAATTAA
- a CDS encoding helix-turn-helix transcriptional regulator yields the protein MASMIVYHLKDIQYKAERAITPFHIFDLDREALAAYREPHTKDHFCLLFVKKGRLNLQVEDRRYTVNAPHICVIFPGQLSSKELLSDDFEGKLILFDEVLFCSDILKNELSIYNYNISVKLNHIELPEAETSEIEMLLEQVEKSYQDLTSIKKEQARFYIKIILLKLVEFVHTKWGNSQLSNENAKIYGKFLELLERHYKTERTVGWYAEKLQLSPKKLNEITRKIAGLTSIETIHARIMNEIKQLLLLSNYSHKEIAFELGFNSPAALNKFVRAKLDETPTNLQHQLAQMYKT from the coding sequence ATGGCCTCTATGATAGTTTATCATCTAAAAGATATACAATATAAAGCTGAAAGGGCGATCACCCCTTTTCATATTTTTGATTTGGACAGGGAAGCTCTCGCAGCTTATAGAGAACCTCATACAAAAGACCATTTTTGCCTTTTGTTTGTTAAAAAAGGTCGGCTCAATCTGCAGGTGGAAGACCGCCGTTATACCGTCAATGCACCTCATATATGTGTCATCTTTCCCGGTCAGCTCTCCTCCAAAGAGTTGTTAAGCGACGACTTTGAAGGCAAATTGATCCTGTTTGACGAAGTACTATTCTGTTCGGATATCCTGAAAAACGAATTGAGTATTTACAACTACAATATCTCCGTAAAGCTCAATCATATTGAATTGCCCGAGGCAGAAACCTCAGAAATAGAGATGCTACTGGAGCAGGTCGAAAAATCATATCAGGATTTAACATCGATCAAGAAGGAGCAAGCGCGTTTCTACATCAAAATCATCTTACTCAAATTGGTTGAATTTGTCCATACCAAATGGGGAAACAGCCAGCTCAGCAATGAAAACGCGAAGATCTATGGTAAATTTTTGGAATTGCTGGAAAGGCATTATAAAACGGAGCGTACCGTGGGCTGGTATGCAGAAAAATTACAGCTGTCTCCAAAAAAGTTAAATGAAATTACCCGGAAGATTGCAGGATTGACCTCCATAGAGACCATTCATGCGCGGATTATGAATGAAATCAAACAATTACTGCTGTTATCCAACTACTCGCATAAGGAGATTGCTTTTGAACTCGGATTCAATTCACCTGCGGCACTGAACAAGTTTGTGCGCGCCAAACTGGATGAAACGCCAACCAATCTGCAGCACCAATTGGCGCAAATGTATAAGACTTAA